The Papaver somniferum cultivar HN1 chromosome 6, ASM357369v1, whole genome shotgun sequence genome segment AAATGAAGCATTTCGTTGCTTACATCCCAATGTATGAAGTCTCCTCTATATTTATGCATTAGACTTTGTATACGCGAATTAACTGCAGACTGTAACTGATCGCTGGTTAGGTTGCGAACCCATGCAGGAGTGTAAGCAGGATCTTCCCAGAAGATATTGTGGCCTCTGACTGCGATCTGGTTTGCTCTAACGAACTCTAACATCTGGTCCTCTAACGTGTAGTTTAGCTTGCCTTGTTCAGGTTCTGTTGTGCACCATTTCAGCTCGTTTTCAAAGACTGCAACGTTGAATCTCTCGGCAAACCATTTCTGACAATGTCAAGTCAAAATGCTCGGTAAGTGACTAGTTAAGCTCATAATACAGATGTGCAATGACTTGCTTTCCCTTTATATTAGAATTTTGAATGTTCGTACCTGGTAGGACAAGTTTCCTAGAATAGTGTTTGCAATTGCAGAGACAAACGGGAACTCTTTCGAGATTTGATCAACTATTATCTGAGCCCCTTGAAGTCTAGTTCCATTTTTGGCTGATACATGAATGGTGACTGCACGTTTTCTTTCCTGTACAGAtcgaaaaaattgacccattactAGCTAGAACTTCAGGAATTTCAGCCTAGCATTAGAAAAAGCTGACTGCAATCATTGTCAGTCGCAGGGAATCTATAGCTGTTGGGGTAGTGCATGCACAAATTAGACTGAACGCAGGGATTAAAACGTTGAGCAATTAAGCACATACACTGTTGATTATGTAATCTTGGTTTGATTTCCATTGCTGATCAGTGAATGGCTGCAAAGATGAACTTGCTATTGATATATCAATTCCTGAATCCTCAGAATTCTGCAATatttggaaaagaaaaaacatgtttttttttttatatataagcaATCAAGAAAGTTAGACACACCACAAAAAGTAAATGGTAAAATTTTATCAAGAAGCATTACCTGGAAGTATATTACTGATAAATTCAACGGCGAGTGGATTTCGAAACCCCCTTTAGGAAATGACCAGCATCCTCTCTTAGCCAAAACAGAACCAATGCACTTAAACGATGAATTTTCTGACCACAGATTTGCTCTTACGATAGCCAACTGTATATTACCATTGATCTTTACCCAACCTGTTTATGTCTCGTTAAACATTGTATACCAATGAGTGATGGATGAAGTGGCCCAGAATATTTCTCATCTGGAATACTTCCTGCAATTGTTATGTCATATATTGCAAGTTCTCGGTCGTGCGCACAATGCAATAAGGTAATTTTTTTTCGTCAAAAGCTGAAAAAATTCAGAGATTACATAAAGAAAACTCTGCATTTTCTTCAGTGGCACTGGGTTTCACAAACTTAAATATCCGACAAAACTCACCGCCTACTTACAATCGGGGTACAGGGGATTGCTTATAATATACGGTCATTTTTGGACTACTATGTGGAAAAGACCTTAAACTTCACATGTGATCCACCCAAGTGATTAAAAATTGGTAGAGATAGTAGTAGCGCAATGCACCATTATCTCCTTGCTTAAAGAAAACTATGCAATTCTTAAATATATAGACAGAAAAAAGAGTTAGAGAGGCTCACTTGAGAAGGAGTACTTGGTGGCCTGATTAAGATTCTGCAATACAAAGGCCGGAGAAAAAATCTCCGGAGTTGTGATGGAATCAAGTGTCTTTTGATTAAAGCCATTGTTGTGGTCGTAGTTCCTGAGAACTCCTCCATTGTACAGGGGATCCTCTGGTTGCGTTTTGCACTACACACCAGCACAATTGCATATATCATTCAGTATTGTTCTATCTAGCCCGTATCTAGATACTCATAATAAAAAATGCCATCGGCGTGACAATTTGGACAGTATTACGTACCTCCGTGTAAGCAGAAGAATCGTATAGGGTCCATCTGCATTAATCCATCCAACTCCATAGTTACTAACAGCATTTGTAAGTAGTATTCAACTTAAATGACTAAATTTGAATAGATGAGAGATTAGAGAGAGAACCATAAGCTGCGGAGAGAGATAGTTGAGCAATGCAGTTTAAAAAAAGCAACAACTTGATCAAAAGAAGCAAGACTGAAAAGAATTTCATGGCTAGCTCCTTTGTTATGTGCTTGAGAAGCAGTGGAAAACTGAAAGTATGAGAGTGAATATCGGAgtttacaaatatatatatagtatGGAAATTGGAATATTGAATGTatttctttatcaaagagaaGTGGGTTTGAGTTAGgtttactttgattcaagaaagcgAAAGAGAGTGATGAATGAGAGAGCGTGGAGAGAAAAAGAGTAAAGAGAGAGAGAGGTGGACTTTACCATgaaatatcagaaaagaagaaaaaataaggagaagaaacaaatttGAACCTCGTT includes the following:
- the LOC113291334 gene encoding uncharacterized protein LOC113291334: MKFFSVLLLLIKWTLYDSSAYTECKTQPEDPLYNGGVLRNYDHNNGFNQKTLDSITTPEIFSPAFVLQNLNQATKYSFSSWVKINGNIQLAIVRANLWSENSSFKCIGSVLAKRGCWSFPKGGFEIHSPLNLSVIYFQNSEDSGIDISIASSSLQPFTDQQWKSNQDYIINSERKRAVTIHVSAKNGTRLQGAQIIVDQISKEFPFVSAIANTILGNLSYQKWFAERFNVAVFENELKWCTTEPEQGKLNYTLEDQMLEFVRANQIAVRGHNIFWEDPAYTPAWVRNLTSDQLQSAVNSRIQSLMHKYRGDFIHWDVSNEMLHFDFYEEKLGQNATLSFFETAHKADPLATLFMNEYNVVETCSDVKSTVDTFISRLKDLKRDDIKMGGIGLEGHFSVPNLPLMRATLDKLATLGLPIWLTEVDISKSFNKQKQAVYLEQVLREAYSHASVNGIMLWSAIHPYGCYQMCLTDNDLRNLPTGDVVDKLLQEWNTREITNQTDEYGSFSFYGFLGEYKVSVRYGDRFSNSTFSLLKGDETKHFNIQL